From one Amaranthus tricolor cultivar Red isolate AtriRed21 chromosome 17, ASM2621246v1, whole genome shotgun sequence genomic stretch:
- the LOC130804654 gene encoding early nodulin-like protein 17, protein MRSYSSLVMALTCALVMVIVPQVFAKRYIVGGNKGWSPNVNYTVWASDKHFYFGDWLFFVYDRNQNNVLEVNKTNYENCNTDHPLKNWTTGAGRDVVPLNETRHRYFVSGGGFCFGGMKLSVRTEKPPPPPKSAPIKNAAASPSYRSHLVLPLAFAIGAVWDSFLRVMG, encoded by the exons ATGAGGTCTTACAGTTCTCTAGTAATGGCGTTAACTTGCGCCTTAGTGATGGTTATAGTACCTCAAGTATTTGCAAAGAGATACATTGTTGGAGGAAATAAGGGATGGTCTCCCAATGTTAACTACACTGTTTGGGCTAGTGACAAGCATTTTTACTTCGGAGATTGGCTCT TTTTCGTGTATGACCGAAACCAGAATAATGTGCTTGAAGTGAACAAAACCAACTACGAGAACTGCAACACCGATCACCCTCTGAAGAATTGGACGACTGGAGCTGGAAGGGACGTTGTTCCACTGAATGAAACAAGACACCGCTACTTTGTTAGTGGCGGTGGCTTCTGTTTTGGTGGAATGAAGTTGTCCGTCAGGACAGAGAAGCCCCCTCCCCCTCCAAAATCAGCCCCTATTAAGAATGCTGCTGCAAGTCCCTCTTACAGATCTCACCTTGTATTGCCTCTTGCATTTGCTATTGGTGCTGTTTGGGATTCTTTCCTCCGAGTCATGGGATGA
- the LOC130804086 gene encoding peroxiredoxin-2B-like, producing MSTSIAVGDTVPDGTLSYLDDYNKKQDVSIHSLTAGKKVVIFAVPGAFTPTCSQRHVPGFIEKAEELKSKGVAEILCISVNDIFVMQAWSKTYPENKDVKFLADGSGDYIRALGLHLDLADKGLGIRSRRFSLLVDHLKVKVANIESGGEFTVSSADQILKAL from the exons ATGTCGACATCCATCGCCGTAGGAGACACCGTTCCGGATGGAACTCTGTCATACCTTGATGACTACAATAAAAAGCAGGATGTTTCCATTCACTCTCTCACCGCCGGTAAAAAAGTTGTTATCTTCGCTGTTCCGGGCGCCTTCACCCCTACTTGCAG TCAGAGACATGTGCCTGGATTTATCGAAAAGGCTGAGGAATTGAAGTCTAAGGGAGTTGCTGAAATCCTCTGTATCAGTG TGAATGACATATTTGTAATGCAAGCATGGTCCAAGACGTACCCAGAAAACAAGGATGTTAAGTTTCTTGCTGATGGTAGTGGAGATTACATCCGTGCACTTGGGCTTCATCTAGATCTTGCTGATAAAGGTCTCGGTATTCGTTCTCGTCGGTTTTCGCTGCTCGTCGATCATCTCAAAGTCAAGGTTGCAAATATCGAATCAGGAGGGGAATTTACTGTCTCTAGTGCTGATCAAATCCTTAAAGCATTGTGA